The following coding sequences lie in one Rhinolophus ferrumequinum isolate MPI-CBG mRhiFer1 chromosome 16, mRhiFer1_v1.p, whole genome shotgun sequence genomic window:
- the ADO gene encoding 2-aminoethanethiol dioxygenase, producing the protein MLGENMASLIQRIARQACLTFRGSGGGRGASDRCVLPDPEAPMPQGFPENLSKLKSLLTQVRAEDLNIVPRKATLQPLPPNLPPVTYMHIYETDGFSLGVFLLKSGTSIPLHDHPGMHGMLKVLYGTVRISCMDKLEAGGGQRPRAPPPEQQFEPPLQARERDAVRPGVLRSRAEYTEASGPCVLTPHRDNLHQIDAVDGPAAFLDILAPPYDPDDGRDCHYYRVLEPVRAKEASGSTCDLPREVWLLETPQADDFWCEGEPYPGPKVFP; encoded by the coding sequence ATGCTCGGAGAGAACATGGCCTCCCTGATCCAACGGATCGCCCGCCAGGCGTGCCTCACCTTCCGGGGCAGCGGGGGCGGCCGCGGCGCTTCCGACCGCTGCGTGCTGCCAGACCCCGAGGCGCCGATGCCGCAGGGCTTCCCGGAGAACTTGAGCAAGCTGAAGAGTCTGCTGACCCAGGTCCGCGCCGAGGACCTGAACATCGTCCCGCGCAAGGCCACGCTGCAGCCGCTGCCGCCCAACCTGCCACCCGTTACCTACATGCACATATACGAGACGGATGGTTTTAGCCTTGGCGTGTTCCTGCTCAAGAGCGGCACATCCATCCCGCTGCACGACCACCCGGGCATGCACGGCATGCTCAAGGTGCTCTACGGCACCGTTCGCATCAGCTGCATGGACAAGCTGGAGGCGGGAGGCGGGCAACGGCCGCGAGCCCCACCGCCAGAGCAGCAGTTCGAGCCGCCGCTGCAGGCCCGGGAGCGGGACGCCGTGCGGCCCGGCGTGCTGCGCTCGCGGGCCGAGTACACCGAGGCCAGTGGCCCCTGTGTCCTCACGCCACACCGGGACAACCTGCACCAGATCGACGCTGTGGACGGGCCCGCCGCCTTCCTGGACATTCTGGCCCCGCCCTACGACCCCGACGACGGCCGGGACTGCCACTATTACCGGGTGCTGGAACCCGTCAGGGCCAAGGAGGCCTCCGGATCGACCTGTGACCTTCCCCGAGAGGTGTGGCTCCTGGAGACCCCGCAGGCCGATGACTTCTGGTGCGAGGGGGAGCCTTATCCAGGTCCTAAGGTCTTCCCTTGA